From the genome of Argentina anserina chromosome 4, drPotAnse1.1, whole genome shotgun sequence, one region includes:
- the LOC126790689 gene encoding protein COFACTOR ASSEMBLY OF COMPLEX C SUBUNIT B CCB3, chloroplastic, with protein sequence MATCSYLLIHAHVRGWPSRIRISKHGNPTITESFRCPSIRQRLVIAQCSISYLTEVGACPSISGKPFDPHSASEILRVMDMPEASHTAVSNFMHNLVVADLDPATAKLAIAFLGPFLALFSFLFIVRIVMSWYPKIPVGKFPYVLAYAPTEPILIPTRKVIPPLGGVDVTPVVWFGLISFLNEILIGPQGLLVLLSQQTN encoded by the exons ATGGCTACCTGTTCTTATCTTCTCATACATGCTCACGTTAGAG GGTGGCCTTCAAGGATAAGGATATCCAAGCATGGAAATCCCACAATCACT GAAAGCTTTAGGTGTCCCAGTATAAGGCAAAGATTAGTGATTGCACAATGTTCCATCTCGTATCTGACTGAAGTTGGAGCCTGTCCTAGCATTTCCGGGAAGCCATTTGATCCCCATTCGGCCTCCGAGATCCTCAGAGTGATGGACATGCCAGAAGCATCACATACCGCTGTCTCAAATTTCATGCACAATTTGGTGGTGGCAGATTTGGACCCTGCTACAGCAAAGCTAGCCATTGCTTTCCTAGGACCCTTTCTGGCTCTGTTTTCGTTTCTGTTCATTGTTAGAATAGTGATGTCCTGGTACCCAAAAATTCCAGTAGGTAAGTTTCCATATGTCTTGGCTTATGCTCCCACAGAGCCAATTCTCATCCCAACCAGAAAGGTCATCCCACCTTTAGGGGGTGTGGATGTAACCCCTGTTGTCTGGTTTGGATTGATTAGTTTCCTTAATGAGATATTAATAGGTCCACAAGGGCTACTTGTGCTTCTATCTCAACAAACTAACTGA
- the LOC126791006 gene encoding protein S-acyltransferase 11, whose product MRLISRPAPEALPIMAELPQEHITSVKEEYDVQCWGCGLHLLLPSNSPLFKCGWCGALTNQNARKRDTKYIWLRRWRDRIFVFILLMFMLFVICGGVWAMHPVLFATSYFTGIFHSILTFILSVATVYTFSSAAFKCAGTPPFIVWGSYPAVGKGGLENYTFCNLCSKPKSPRTHHCRTCGKCILDMDHHCPFIGNCVGADNHPHFIALLISVIVSTTYVSIMAIYVSFQIWPSVTLESINDLNVYRTEFALRYVRELILGLLRSAVFLDPRGLVLVYLFISSVSLGIGLFILLWQQLCYIYEGKTFLSDLTSQGNDEVGEKDCQNILRFFGWPYSFSRYMPLWSISRFLPTFQKKRHAK is encoded by the exons ATGAGACTAATCTCTCGACCTGCTCCAGAGGCATTACCAATCATGGCTGAATTGCCCCAG GAGCATATTACATCCGTCAAGGAAGAATATGATGTTCAGTGTTGGGGTTGTGGATTACACCTTCTTCTTCCATCAAATTCTCCACTTTTCAAGTGTGGTTGGTGTGGAGCTTTAACTAATCAAAATGCAAGAAAACGTGATACCAAGTACATTTGGCTGAGACGTTGGCGTGATAGAATCTTTGTCTTTATCCTCCTCATGTTTATGCTCTTTGTGATAT GTGGTGGAGTGTGGGCCATGCACCCTGTTCTTTTCGCTACCAGCTATTTCACTGGAATTTTCCACTCCATTTTAACTTTCATATTGTCTGTAGCTACTGTTTATACATTCAGTTCTGCAGCATTCAAATGTGCTGGAACACCTCCATTCATAGTCTGGGGTAGCTATCCAGCTGTGGGGAAAGGTGGCCTTGAAAATTATACCTTTTGTAACCTCTGCTCAAAGCCCAAGTCACCAAGAACTCATCACTGCCGAACATGTGGAAAGTGTATATTGGACATGGATCACCACTGCCCATTT ATAGGGAATTGTGTTGGTGCTGATAACCACCCCCACTTCATTGCCTTACTTATTTCAGTTATCGTCAGTACAACATATGTGTCTATCATGGCTATATATGTAAGTTTCCAGATATGGCCATCTGTAACATTAGAAAGCATCAACGACTTAAATGTGTACAGAACTGAGTTTGCGTTGAGATATGTCAGGGAGCTTATTTTGGGTTTGCTAAGATCTGCAGTGTTTTTGGACCCTAGAGGGCTTGTTCTAGTATATCTGTTTATTTCTAGTGTTTCATTGGGGATAGGGTTGTTCATACTTCTGTGGCAGCAGCTCTGTTATATATATGAGGGGAAAACCTTCTTGAGTGATTTAACTTCACAAGGCAATGATGAAGTTGGAGAGAAGGATTGCCAAAATATTTTGCGCTTCTTTGGTTGGCCATATTCTTTCTCAAGATACATGCCTCTCTGGTCTATTTCAAGATTTCTGCCAACTTTCCAGAAGAAGAGACATGCAAAGTAA